One segment of Streptomyces sp. NA02950 DNA contains the following:
- a CDS encoding class I SAM-dependent methyltransferase, translating into MASRTADDAEPPTATFSREYFDRRYTQDPDPWGLATKWYERRKYALTIASLPRARYRNCFEPGCAIGELTRLLAPRCARLLAVDFAEGALEQARSAVREFEHVEVKRSKLPEQLPSDRYDLIVVSEILYYFSSEDLNLMLDGLVDRLDTGGDLVTIHCRASDRRHGYDGFNVHCSIDARRELERLVHHEDEDFVLDVFRRWDGSGHGESAHPAS; encoded by the coding sequence GTGGCGTCACGCACGGCTGATGACGCCGAGCCCCCGACGGCGACGTTCTCCAGGGAGTACTTCGACCGCCGCTATACCCAAGACCCCGACCCCTGGGGGCTGGCCACCAAGTGGTACGAACGCCGGAAGTACGCGCTGACCATCGCGTCACTGCCCAGGGCGCGGTACCGAAACTGCTTCGAGCCCGGCTGCGCGATAGGAGAACTCACCCGGCTGCTGGCTCCACGCTGTGCGCGTCTGCTGGCTGTCGACTTTGCGGAAGGGGCCTTGGAACAGGCCCGTTCGGCTGTGCGCGAGTTCGAACACGTCGAAGTCAAGCGGTCGAAGCTGCCTGAGCAGCTGCCCAGCGACCGTTACGACCTCATCGTCGTCAGTGAGATTCTGTATTACTTCTCCAGCGAAGACCTCAATCTGATGCTGGACGGCCTGGTTGACCGACTGGACACCGGCGGCGACCTTGTGACGATCCACTGCCGGGCTTCCGACCGTCGTCACGGTTACGATGGGTTTAATGTGCATTGTTCGATCGACGCGCGCCGGGAACTGGAGAGGCTCGTACATCACGAGGACGAGGATTTCGTGCTGGATGTATTTCGCCGATGGGACGGCAGCGGTCATGGGGAATCGGCCCATCCCGCCTCGTAA
- a CDS encoding phosphatase, with protein sequence MPIPSTVPSRGELIDHLVRTRIAGDVATPRENNLSHYRKLADGDRHYWLGLELGDRWVDEQDVLAVMAERCGVIDDPQHRSGQDTIDPELTVGALDRMASVLRKAAETQERVLFATGHPGGLLDVHSATASAMHAAGCDIVEIPGGLQADEGYVFQFCDVAMLELGARLRHTHSPAPMAAILDGLAREGRPLPDLVVADHGWAGCAGQRGIDAVGYADCNDPALFLGESEGTLSVVVPLDDHVTNPRFYDPMTAYLLDAAGLTAQF encoded by the coding sequence ATGCCCATACCCAGTACCGTGCCCAGTCGTGGCGAGTTGATCGACCACCTTGTCCGTACCCGCATCGCGGGCGATGTCGCCACTCCCCGGGAGAACAACCTCTCCCACTACCGCAAGCTCGCGGACGGCGACCGCCACTACTGGCTCGGTCTGGAACTGGGCGACCGCTGGGTCGACGAACAGGACGTGCTGGCGGTCATGGCGGAGCGGTGCGGGGTGATCGACGATCCGCAGCACCGCTCGGGCCAGGACACCATCGACCCCGAGCTGACGGTCGGCGCGCTGGACCGGATGGCGTCGGTGCTGCGGAAGGCGGCCGAGACCCAGGAGCGGGTGCTGTTCGCCACCGGCCACCCGGGCGGACTGCTGGACGTCCACAGTGCCACGGCCTCGGCGATGCACGCGGCGGGCTGCGACATCGTGGAGATCCCCGGCGGGCTCCAGGCCGACGAGGGGTACGTCTTCCAGTTCTGCGACGTGGCGATGCTGGAGCTCGGCGCCAGGCTGCGGCACACCCACTCCCCCGCGCCGATGGCGGCGATCCTGGACGGGCTGGCCCGCGAGGGGCGTCCGCTGCCCGATCTGGTGGTCGCCGACCACGGCTGGGCCGGATGCGCCGGACAGCGGGGCATCGACGCCGTCGGGTACGCGGACTGCAATGACCCGGCCCTCTTCCTCGGCGAGTCCGAGGGCACCCTCTCGGTGGTCGTCCCGCTGGACGACCATGTCACCAACCCGCGGTTCTACGACCCGATGACCGCCTATCTGCTGGACGCGGCCGGGCTGACGGCCCAGTTCTGA
- a CDS encoding type IV secretory system conjugative DNA transfer family protein → MSTKSKSVADIPRHVWSTDELIAAGVALLLAMVWGLGVLAWAAGGVVALITNGAWPGQPFSTSFPLIIDLAVHWDERALAWSAADRPLLGPDWLFWSVYATLVIIGGTMVKMVLSWALRVLAQQRRERHVKVRKAQRDNSVIWAESTDVESLLVPDRNTLSGRVYLGEMVGNSGAKLATSRYTSIAVIAPTGSSKTVKYVVPTILTWPDAIFVTSTKNDIADLTLNFRGQTLGRPVYIFDPTGEWPEEQRKYLSAWSPLMAVHNFADADKVAQWLSEAAVEGGGADAKARFWINLTQIALGPMLWIARKTNKTMQDVADWIGYQRFSEIERLFDEYERDAVDQAAKEDLAMARRGLSATQKRDKMTLAGIFANADFLLKPFLSAQMAPTTDIRFDEDGKPYSPFGLQVLDIEHVLDEGGTIYAISDEEEQEMLRPVFQAVAQSYLRACRKRQRRQGAGPLVNPPLLLLEEAANVAPLPTLDKMAATYRGFGIVIMSIWQDEAQVATLYDTRAPTVLGNHTTRLYLPGSSDDTTLDRLSRLIGDQSVSLQRFGYTHQEGHQRITANEGSEDIRLAPIDYLRTLPRDVAVVLSGNLPPLRVTATPWFKDPEMRARIGPEMCEKYDRAFGESQRKADAAAPVEASGTSTRTSGWMRKRSRS, encoded by the coding sequence ATGAGCACGAAAAGCAAGTCCGTCGCAGATATACCCAGACATGTGTGGTCGACGGATGAACTGATCGCTGCAGGTGTGGCCTTGTTGCTGGCCATGGTCTGGGGTCTCGGCGTATTGGCCTGGGCGGCGGGGGGAGTCGTCGCGCTGATCACGAACGGAGCCTGGCCCGGCCAGCCCTTTTCCACATCGTTTCCCCTGATCATCGACCTGGCCGTCCACTGGGACGAGCGCGCGCTCGCGTGGTCGGCCGCGGATCGGCCACTGCTGGGACCCGACTGGTTGTTCTGGTCGGTTTACGCCACCTTGGTCATCATAGGGGGGACCATGGTGAAGATGGTGCTCAGCTGGGCCCTCCGTGTGCTGGCCCAGCAGCGTCGGGAACGGCACGTCAAGGTCCGTAAGGCACAACGGGACAACTCGGTTATCTGGGCGGAGTCCACGGACGTCGAATCGCTGTTGGTCCCTGACCGGAACACTCTGTCCGGACGCGTCTACCTGGGTGAGATGGTGGGCAATTCGGGGGCCAAGCTGGCGACTTCGCGTTATACCTCGATCGCGGTCATCGCGCCAACGGGTTCGTCGAAGACAGTGAAATACGTTGTGCCAACCATACTGACCTGGCCCGACGCCATCTTCGTCACGTCCACGAAAAATGACATCGCGGATCTGACCCTGAACTTCCGTGGCCAGACGCTTGGTCGACCGGTCTATATATTCGATCCCACAGGAGAGTGGCCGGAGGAGCAGCGTAAATACCTGTCCGCATGGTCACCGCTTATGGCGGTTCACAATTTTGCCGATGCCGACAAGGTCGCTCAATGGCTCTCCGAGGCGGCCGTTGAGGGCGGCGGCGCGGATGCGAAAGCTCGCTTCTGGATCAATCTTACGCAGATAGCTTTGGGGCCTATGCTATGGATTGCCAGGAAGACGAACAAGACAATGCAGGACGTTGCGGACTGGATCGGCTACCAGCGTTTCAGTGAGATAGAGAGGCTTTTCGACGAATACGAACGCGACGCCGTTGATCAGGCGGCGAAGGAAGATTTGGCGATGGCCCGGCGTGGGCTGTCGGCGACGCAGAAGCGTGACAAGATGACGCTCGCCGGGATCTTTGCCAATGCGGACTTCCTTCTGAAGCCATTCTTGTCCGCGCAGATGGCGCCGACGACAGACATCAGGTTTGACGAGGATGGGAAGCCCTACAGCCCTTTCGGGCTCCAGGTTCTGGATATCGAACATGTTCTGGACGAGGGTGGCACCATCTATGCCATCAGTGACGAGGAAGAACAGGAAATGCTGCGCCCCGTCTTTCAAGCGGTGGCACAGTCCTACCTTCGGGCCTGTCGGAAGCGTCAGCGGCGCCAGGGCGCCGGTCCTCTGGTGAATCCCCCGCTGCTCTTGCTCGAGGAAGCCGCCAACGTCGCCCCGCTGCCGACCCTCGACAAGATGGCCGCGACCTATCGTGGATTCGGCATCGTCATCATGTCGATCTGGCAGGATGAGGCTCAGGTGGCAACGCTTTACGATACGCGAGCCCCCACGGTTCTCGGGAACCACACGACCCGGCTGTACCTGCCCGGCTCCTCGGATGACACCACACTTGACCGCCTCTCCAGGCTCATCGGAGATCAATCCGTTTCACTGCAGAGGTTCGGATACACGCATCAGGAAGGGCACCAGAGGATAACGGCCAACGAAGGCTCCGAGGACATCCGGCTTGCCCCGATCGACTATCTGCGCACACTGCCGAGGGACGTCGCGGTCGTCCTGTCCGGCAATCTTCCACCTCTCAGGGTCACGGCGACGCCGTGGTTCAAGGACCCGGAGATGCGCGCGCGCATCGGCCCGGAGATGTGCGAGAAGTATGACCGTGCGTTCGGCGAATCGCAGCGGAAGGCTGACGCCGCGGCGCCAGTTGAGGCATCGGGTACGTCGACGCGTACTTCCGGCTGGATGCGCAAGCGGTCGCGGTCGTAA
- a CDS encoding peptidoglycan DD-metalloendopeptidase family protein, with protein MDIKKLLQLALAALITLPFGLIMGVFVLASLSDDGSEPQDPVLAGGALKVGPGGVPRQYEGLIQKAASDCKAGLSPSILAAQLKQESGFDPKAGSDAGAQGIAQFMPGTWKTWGNGGNVWDPKDAIPAQGRFMCSLLKRAKNPAKYNDCPKETVNKPSEYNGSPTELALAGYNAGWCAVERYAGVPPASFAEGQTYNYVKNIMAMSRQLTVSDGSSGSGASSGWTRPTSGALGTVYHATGPNWSSGYHTGIDFTVPTGTTVKAAGPGTVVTAGRGGAYGNQVVVRHGDGMYSHYAHLSSLSVSKGDAVKGGQKIGLSGATGNVTGPHLHFEIRTGPEYGSDINPIPYLRQHGVHI; from the coding sequence TTGGATATCAAAAAGCTGCTGCAGCTTGCACTTGCAGCCTTGATCACTTTGCCGTTCGGCTTGATAATGGGCGTCTTCGTGCTGGCCTCCCTGTCCGACGACGGTTCGGAGCCCCAGGACCCTGTCCTGGCCGGCGGTGCACTGAAAGTCGGGCCGGGTGGGGTGCCCCGTCAGTACGAGGGGCTCATCCAGAAGGCGGCCAGCGACTGCAAGGCCGGATTGTCCCCCTCCATACTGGCCGCGCAGTTGAAGCAGGAGTCGGGCTTCGACCCCAAGGCCGGATCGGATGCCGGGGCCCAGGGAATAGCCCAGTTCATGCCGGGCACCTGGAAAACCTGGGGGAACGGCGGCAACGTCTGGGACCCCAAGGATGCGATTCCGGCACAGGGTAGATTCATGTGCTCGCTGCTGAAGAGGGCCAAGAACCCCGCCAAGTACAACGACTGCCCGAAGGAAACCGTCAACAAGCCATCGGAGTACAATGGTTCGCCGACCGAATTGGCGCTGGCCGGCTATAACGCGGGATGGTGCGCCGTTGAGCGTTACGCGGGCGTGCCCCCGGCGTCGTTCGCAGAGGGACAGACGTACAACTACGTCAAGAACATCATGGCGATGTCGCGCCAACTGACCGTCTCCGACGGCTCCAGTGGCTCCGGCGCTTCCTCCGGCTGGACGCGACCGACGAGCGGTGCGCTCGGTACCGTGTATCACGCGACCGGGCCGAACTGGTCCAGCGGGTACCACACCGGCATCGACTTCACCGTGCCGACCGGCACAACCGTCAAGGCCGCCGGCCCCGGCACCGTCGTAACGGCTGGCCGGGGAGGAGCCTACGGAAACCAGGTCGTCGTCCGACACGGCGACGGAATGTACAGCCACTACGCCCATCTGTCCTCGTTGAGTGTCTCGAAGGGCGACGCTGTCAAGGGAGGTCAGAAGATCGGCCTGTCGGGCGCCACGGGCAATGTCACCGGCCCTCACTTGCATTTCGAAATCCGCACCGGTCCGGAATACGGCTCGGACATCAACCCGATCCCTTACTTGCGCCAGCACGGCGTGCACATCTGA
- a CDS encoding phosphotransferase: MTSVLPRMGWADLPGAVREAVEARTGPVTEAERIEIGEQSEFASVLDTSVGRVFAKGTLIDGRLAARLCTEARINPHVARLSPRLLWRVEAGEWLVLGFEYVPGRHADYSPGSADLVRLGRAVAALQELRCPDHVSRRVEQRWAGLTGQAHMMAGETLIHMDLNPGNVLMTEGRAYFVDWALACKGADWVELALLVPRLIGHGHSPREAEEWAAQFRPWSHVTAKALDVVADAESLKWQKTAADWPFPHIVRTAKAARDWAHWRRLRG, from the coding sequence ATGACGTCGGTCCTACCGCGTATGGGGTGGGCTGATCTGCCGGGCGCGGTACGTGAAGCGGTCGAGGCGCGTACCGGCCCGGTCACGGAGGCGGAGCGCATCGAGATCGGAGAGCAGTCCGAGTTCGCGTCTGTGCTGGACACATCGGTCGGCAGGGTCTTCGCCAAAGGCACCCTCATCGATGGCCGCCTGGCCGCGCGGCTGTGTACCGAGGCCAGGATCAATCCCCATGTGGCGCGACTCTCCCCCCGGCTTCTGTGGCGGGTGGAGGCCGGGGAATGGCTCGTCCTCGGGTTCGAGTATGTGCCGGGCAGGCACGCCGACTACTCGCCCGGATCCGCGGACCTGGTCAGATTGGGGAGGGCGGTGGCGGCGCTCCAGGAGCTGCGCTGTCCGGATCATGTGTCCAGGCGGGTGGAACAGCGGTGGGCAGGGCTCACGGGGCAGGCTCATATGATGGCGGGTGAGACGCTGATCCATATGGATTTGAACCCCGGCAATGTCCTGATGACCGAGGGCCGGGCGTACTTCGTCGACTGGGCTCTGGCGTGCAAGGGCGCCGACTGGGTAGAACTCGCCCTGCTCGTTCCCCGGTTGATAGGGCATGGACACAGCCCCCGTGAGGCGGAGGAGTGGGCAGCGCAGTTCCGGCCTTGGAGCCATGTGACGGCCAAGGCTCTGGACGTTGTCGCGGACGCCGAGTCCCTCAAGTGGCAGAAGACGGCAGCCGACTGGCCGTTCCCGCACATAGTACGGACCGCGAAGGCAGCCCGGGACTGGGCACATTGGCGGCGGCTACGCGGCTAG
- a CDS encoding DUF4915 domain-containing protein: MSEILVSVHGNKLDIEPRLVVIDTDTATARESEFALPAGFQRYMGLAVSGRWIYILAMTIDDRSSLVAVDRAGEEQALVCPLPDVLDGHSVLAADRDLYVVSSGTDELVRFSLSDGRPDPGQRRTAWRASDAGRDTHHVNSVLQLDGNIVVSGFGPSPTGSWADAYDGYIVDVTDNRPLVTGISHPHSVTACNGLLYYCESGSGRFCSEKGTIINLDGYVRGVCWLSDDLVCIGTSAGRTRDRKGHYQAEDCAVWIVDVTRGAVATRIPLGQFGPEIYDIILL; the protein is encoded by the coding sequence ATGAGCGAAATCCTTGTCTCTGTCCATGGCAACAAGCTCGACATTGAGCCCAGACTGGTGGTCATCGACACGGACACGGCCACTGCCCGTGAGTCAGAGTTCGCACTGCCTGCCGGATTCCAGCGATACATGGGGCTGGCGGTCAGCGGCCGGTGGATCTACATCCTCGCAATGACCATCGACGACCGGTCCTCGCTGGTCGCCGTCGACAGGGCCGGTGAGGAACAGGCACTCGTGTGTCCGCTACCCGATGTTCTGGACGGCCACAGCGTGCTCGCCGCCGATCGAGACCTCTACGTGGTCTCCTCGGGGACGGACGAACTGGTGCGGTTCTCTCTCTCGGACGGACGCCCGGATCCCGGGCAGCGGCGGACAGCATGGCGCGCAAGCGACGCGGGGCGCGACACACACCATGTCAACAGCGTTCTCCAGCTCGACGGGAACATCGTGGTGTCCGGCTTCGGGCCCTCACCCACGGGATCCTGGGCCGACGCTTACGACGGCTACATCGTCGACGTGACGGACAACCGGCCCTTGGTCACCGGCATCTCGCACCCTCATTCCGTCACGGCATGCAACGGCCTCCTGTACTACTGCGAGTCCGGCAGCGGAAGGTTCTGCTCCGAAAAGGGCACCATCATTAACCTCGATGGTTATGTCCGTGGCGTCTGCTGGCTCTCAGATGATCTCGTATGTATCGGCACCAGTGCCGGGCGCACTCGAGACAGGAAAGGCCATTACCAGGCTGAAGATTGTGCCGTGTGGATCGTTGACGTAACCCGCGGCGCCGTTGCCACCCGGATCCCACTGGGGCAGTTCGGCCCGGAGATATACGACATCATCCTTTTGTAG